The genomic stretch GCGCGCCCGGTAGAGCTCGATACGATATGTTCGCGTAACGTAACGCTTTCGGGCGAAACCAGCCGCGATTCGCTGTTCATGGTGCTCAATGACTGGCATGTGAACATTCCCAAGCGCATATCGTTCGATCGCTATTTCCTTTCGCTTTTCGCTTCTCCCGTGAACGATCCCGATCTCCTTCTCCCCGGCCCTGTTGTGCAGCCGGCCGGCGCCTGCGCCTTCTATCCCAACGCATTTGTCGAGAATGGGAAGATGTATATCGCGTACACATATCCGAAGAACATGCTCTGGGCCGTCGTTCATGAATTGCCCGATTTCTCAAAGCCGTTCCTCATGCCGCGGGGCGCTCGTACGGCCGTTGAGAAGGAAGATGGTTATTTCCGATTTCGTCAGAGGGAAACGACGCTCTCGCTTGTGCTCACGAAGAAGCTTACCGAGGCTGAGCGCGTTACGCTCTCATTTGACAGCATGCTCAACCGCTACACGGGCGATCCGTTCCCCATTCTTACGCTTGGCGGAAAGACAAGGAATGGTACGGTGCTTCGCGCGCGGTATGATGCGGAGAAAAAGTCGGATGTGCTTGAGATAAGAACGGGGGATGAAACGTGGGAGTATGCCGCATCGGTTATGATGAAGTCGTGGAATCGCATCGTCATTGATATGACGAAAACTGATTTCGGCATATCGGTCAACGGCGAGAGCGAAAAGCGTTTTGCCATTGCCCTTCTCAGGAAAATCGCCTTCGGCGGATTGTATGAGGCTCCGGTATGGCCTATTGGCACGGGTTGGGGATGTGATATGATGCTGAAAAACGACACCATCGATATCAGGAGCAACTAGATGAGCGATGTCAAGCAGTATATCCCCATTATCCGAGAGCATATTCACCGCGATTACAAGGGGATGTACCGCAAAGCGGGAAATCCCTTTCCGTATCCGTTCCTGACACCGGGAAGTGCTCAATATGCCGATGTTCTCTGGGATTGGGATTCATGGCTTTCGAATATCGCGCTCAGGCAGATCCTTCTTGAGACTGGCAATGCCGAAGACAGCAGGGAGGCCGTTGCTTACGAACAGGGTTGTGTACTCAACTTCCTTTCGTTCAGCGATTATCAGGGATGGATGCCCATATCGGTTTCGCGATCGGCAGAGGAGAAGTACAGCATCGCGGACAAGAAGCCGAAGGATATGTTCCTGCATAACATGCATAAACCTGTTCTCGCACAGCATGCGGCATTCCTCGTGAAGCAGGCGCACGGCGATGCGGAATGGCTCCGCGAGAAGTTTTATTTCCTCCAGACATTCCTCAATAATTATCGCAATCATCACCGGCATCGGGCGACGGGGCTTTTCTACTGGCAGGACGATTGCGCCATCGGCGTGGACGATGACCCATGCACATTCGGACGACCGCCGAAAAGCTCGGGTTCCATCTATCTCAATGCGCTCATGTATCGCGAGCTCCTTGCGATGACGTATCTCTGCGAGCGGCTCTCGCTCAATGAGGTCGGTCTGC from Spirochaetota bacterium encodes the following:
- a CDS encoding sialidase family protein, which produces MKLSMYEPRIEKGDIYFHHPGQPIDLSYNHDVDVVKFKGKYFAAWNANVSHLEDVPGQYNFLAVSDDYRSWSAPIRPFMTEAGCENPIDDDNQWQPIFINWKDEKLFCAWCTFTGRKVFVSESTDGLHWKNVEVENAPNALLGKACGFPTNHGIVSSKGVMMFPSCVPFTNTERCIVGNTLFSGILMSDNGGASWFWSDPIEAMSWKDVGEDTALFGEKISLWEPSIYEMPDGTFGLLIRNSTSQDAPEKADKSHRMLLYATSADHGKTWTKARPVELDTICSRNVTLSGETSRDSLFMVLNDWHVNIPKRISFDRYFLSLFASPVNDPDLLLPGPVVQPAGACAFYPNAFVENGKMYIAYTYPKNMLWAVVHELPDFSKPFLMPRGARTAVEKEDGYFRFRQRETTLSLVLTKKLTEAERVTLSFDSMLNRYTGDPFPILTLGGKTRNGTVLRARYDAEKKSDVLEIRTGDETWEYAASVMMKSWNRIVIDMTKTDFGISVNGESEKRFAIALLRKIAFGGLYEAPVWPIGTGWGCDMMLKNDTIDIRSN
- a CDS encoding trehalase family glycosidase — translated: MSDVKQYIPIIREHIHRDYKGMYRKAGNPFPYPFLTPGSAQYADVLWDWDSWLSNIALRQILLETGNAEDSREAVAYEQGCVLNFLSFSDYQGWMPISVSRSAEEKYSIADKKPKDMFLHNMHKPVLAQHAAFLVKQAHGDAEWLREKFYFLQTFLNNYRNHHRHRATGLFYWQDDCAIGVDDDPCTFGRPPKSSGSIYLNALMYRELLAMTYLCERLSLNEVGLQFSADAAALKAAVQDHCWDERDGFYYSVDLNLVPHRDEPAFTLHSGQLRDWECLIMRIGVWSGFLALWAGIATPEQAKRVAAEHFRNEKTFNAPFGVRSLSKMEKMYNLKASGNPSTWRGPIWGIANYMTFRGLVRYGFKDEARELAEKTILLFGRDVERFGALHEYYQPENGEPILNRGFQNWNYLVLNMTAWVEGAPTVEEF